In a genomic window of Melitaea cinxia chromosome 27, ilMelCinx1.1, whole genome shotgun sequence:
- the LOC123667325 gene encoding serine protease 56-like isoform X1 has translation MLRIIVVSYLLVNSVAAITDGDEILNSFYNNISSATTNSKCDNVVGDGTGCYECYHCKEDAVEKLVKRKRDKTEFQLFDSTCSTATSICCFSQTQNIFRSNMNCGRNNPEGHPRRVRNSLRSVLPGEYPWRAWIYSNKNGNVPLCAAVYISSDNRALLTPASCVYGHLAEDLRVSFTKDFEESYDVRKVIPHAYYLKETHYYDIAIVALSYEVTLPRWVKQVCLPEVAANYATPCITVSSDDNYSNAIIPQQSNCAVDGVPLDTSFLCTVSPINDYDPEIGGGLMCPEVVVHNLHHTIYGITLYKSGNSSIAVHTNVTYFKDWIHKNLSDLS, from the exons ATGTTGAG aataatTGTAGTTTCATATCTTCTGGTGAACTCTGTAGCGGCAATTACAGATGGAGACGAGATTTTAAATAGCTTCTACAATAATATATCATCAG CAACGACTAATTCAAAATGCGACAACGTCGTTGGTGATGGGACTGGTTGCTATGAATGCTACCACTGCAAGGAAGATGCGGTGGAGAAATTGGTGAAAAGGAAGAGGGATAAAACGGAATTCCA gtTGTTTGACTCCACGTGCTCGACAGCGACCTCGATATGCTGTTTCTCACAAACACAGAATATTTTCAG GTCAAACATGAACTGTGGTCGGAATAACCCTGAAGGCCACCCTCGGAGGGTAAGAAATAGCCTAAGATCGGTGCTACCCGGAGAATATCCGTGGAGAGCTTGGATATACAG taataaaaatgGAAATGTCCCGTTGTGCGCTGCCGTGTACATCAGCTCTGACAATCGAGCTCTGTTGACGCCTGCTTCATGTGTCTACGGACATCTGGCCGAAGACCTCCGCGTCAGCTTCACTAAAGACTTTGAAGAATCTTATGATGTCAGGAAAGTTATACCTCATGCATATTACCTTAAAG AGACCCACTACTACGATATAGCGATTGTGGCTTTGTCGTACGAAGTGACTTTACCTCGGTGGGTGAAACAAGTCTGCCTGCCTGAAGTTGCTGCCAACTACGCGACGCCCTGCATCACTGTGTCAAGCGACGATaactat TCGAATGCCATTATACCTCAGCAGTCGAATTGCGCGGTTGATGGTGTACCCTTAGATACGAGCTTCCTTTGCACGGTGTCACCAATAAATGACTACGACCCAGAGATAGGAGGAGGCCTGATGTGTCCTGAAGTG GTGGTTCACAACCTACATCATACGATCTATGGTATCACTCTCTACAAGAGCGGTAATTCCTCCATCGCCGTACACACGAATGTCACGTACTTTAAGGATTGGATACACAAGAATTTAAGTGATTTAtcgtag
- the LOC123667325 gene encoding transmembrane protease serine 11A-like isoform X2, whose translation MLRLFDSTCSTATSICCFSQTQNIFRSNMNCGRNNPEGHPRRVRNSLRSVLPGEYPWRAWIYSNKNGNVPLCAAVYISSDNRALLTPASCVYGHLAEDLRVSFTKDFEESYDVRKVIPHAYYLKETHYYDIAIVALSYEVTLPRWVKQVCLPEVAANYATPCITVSSDDNYSNAIIPQQSNCAVDGVPLDTSFLCTVSPINDYDPEIGGGLMCPEVVVHNLHHTIYGITLYKSGNSSIAVHTNVTYFKDWIHKNLSDLS comes from the exons ATGTTGAG gtTGTTTGACTCCACGTGCTCGACAGCGACCTCGATATGCTGTTTCTCACAAACACAGAATATTTTCAG GTCAAACATGAACTGTGGTCGGAATAACCCTGAAGGCCACCCTCGGAGGGTAAGAAATAGCCTAAGATCGGTGCTACCCGGAGAATATCCGTGGAGAGCTTGGATATACAG taataaaaatgGAAATGTCCCGTTGTGCGCTGCCGTGTACATCAGCTCTGACAATCGAGCTCTGTTGACGCCTGCTTCATGTGTCTACGGACATCTGGCCGAAGACCTCCGCGTCAGCTTCACTAAAGACTTTGAAGAATCTTATGATGTCAGGAAAGTTATACCTCATGCATATTACCTTAAAG AGACCCACTACTACGATATAGCGATTGTGGCTTTGTCGTACGAAGTGACTTTACCTCGGTGGGTGAAACAAGTCTGCCTGCCTGAAGTTGCTGCCAACTACGCGACGCCCTGCATCACTGTGTCAAGCGACGATaactat TCGAATGCCATTATACCTCAGCAGTCGAATTGCGCGGTTGATGGTGTACCCTTAGATACGAGCTTCCTTTGCACGGTGTCACCAATAAATGACTACGACCCAGAGATAGGAGGAGGCCTGATGTGTCCTGAAGTG GTGGTTCACAACCTACATCATACGATCTATGGTATCACTCTCTACAAGAGCGGTAATTCCTCCATCGCCGTACACACGAATGTCACGTACTTTAAGGATTGGATACACAAGAATTTAAGTGATTTAtcgtag